In Oncorhynchus tshawytscha isolate Ot180627B linkage group LG06, Otsh_v2.0, whole genome shotgun sequence, the following are encoded in one genomic region:
- the LOC112253030 gene encoding bifunctional 3'-phosphoadenosine 5'-phosphosulfate synthase 2, which produces MMLGVKKQQTDLNRSTNVVFQAHHVTRSKRGQVVGTRGGFRGCTIWLTGLSGAGKTTIAFALEEYLVSHGIPCYSLDGDNIRHGLNKNLGFTATDREENIRRIAEVAKLFADAGLVCITSFISPYTKDRDDARKILESAGLPFFEVFINAPLEVCESRDVKGLYKKARAGEIKGFTGIDADYEQPEAPELVLKTGEVTVNECIRQVVDLLREQSIVPSGITEEVNELFVPENKLKLVQVDAITLPTISITKLDLQWVQVLAEGWATPLKGFMREREFLQVQHFGNLLDDGTINQSIPIVLPVTTETKQRLDGCAAVALEFQGTLVAILSQPEFYEHRKEERCARQWGTTCPQHPYIKMVMEGGDWLVGGDLEVLDRIRWNDGLDQYRFTPRELKQKFKEMKADAIFAFQLRNPVHNGHALLMQDTKRRLLERGYKRPVLLLHPLGGWTKDDDVPLDWRMKQHAAVLEEGVLDPTSTIVAIFPSPMMYAGPTEVQWHCRARMIAGANFYIVGRDPAGMPHPETKQDIYEPTHGGKVLTMAPGLTSVEIIPFRVAAYNKTKRAMDFYDKDRHAEFEFISGTRMRKLARCGENPPDGFMAPKAWKVLTEYYSSIQKDQ; this is translated from the exons ATGATGTTGGGTGTCAAAAAGCAGCAGACG GATCTGAACAGATCCACCAATGTAGTGTTTCAGGCCCACCATGTGACCCGGAGCAAGAGAGGTCAGGTGGTGGGCACTAGAGGAGGCTTCAGGGGTTGCACCATCTGGCTCACAG GTTTGTCTGGTGCTGGAAAGACCACCATAGCCTTTGCCCTGGAGGAGTATCTGGTGTCCCACGGCATCCCCTGCTACTCACTGGATGGGGACAACATCCGCCATGGCCTCAACAAGAACCTGGGCTTCACAGCCACTGACCGTGAGGAGAACATCAGACGTATTGCTGAGGTGGCCAAGTTGTTCGCAGACGCTGGCCTCGTCTGCATCACCAGCTTCATCTCTCCTTACACCAAG GATCGTGATGATGCGAGGAAGATCCTTGAGAGTGCTGGGTTACCCTTCTTTGAGGTGTTCATCAACGCTCCTCTAGAGGTGTGTGAGAGTCGCGATGTGAAGGGCCTCTACAAGAAAGCCCGTGCTGGAGAGATCAAAG GCTTCACTGGGATCGATGCAGACTACGAGCAGCCCGAGGCTCCGGAGTTGGTGCTGAAAACAGGAGAGGTCACCGTTAACGAGTGCATTCGGCAGGTTGTAGACCTGCTTAGAGAGCAG AGTATTGTTCCAAGTGGAATCACAGAGGAGGTGAATGAACTTTTTGTTCCTGAGAACAAGCTGAAGTTAGTTCAGGTCGACGCTATCACACTTCCCACAATCAGCATCACCAAG TTGGACCTCCAGTGGGTGCAGGTGCTGGCTGAAGGCTGGGCCACCCCACTGAAGGGCTTCATGAGGGAGAGGGAGTTCCTCCAGGTGCAACATTTCGGCAACCTCCTCGACG ATGGAACCATCAACCAGTCTATTCCCATTGTCCTGCCTGTTACCACGGAAACCAAGCAGAGGCTGGACGGCTGTGCGGCGGTAGCTCTGGAGTTCCAGGGAACCCTTGTGGCCATTCTAAGCCAGCCAGAGTTCTACGAACACCGCAAAGAGGAGCGCTGTGCCCGTCAGTGGGGTACCACCTGCCCCCAGCACCCCTACATTAAG ATGGTGATGGAGGGAGGTGATTGGCTGGTGGGTGGCGACCTGGAGGTGCTAGACCGAATCAGATGGAACGATGGGCTGGACCAGTACCGCTTTACTCCACGGGAGCTCAAGCAGAAGTTTAAAGAAATGAAAGCAG ATGCCATCTTCGCCTTCCAACTGCGGAATCCGGTCCACAATGGCCACGCCCTGTTGATGCAGGACACCAAGCGCCGCCTTCTGGAGCGGGGCTACAAGCGACCCGTCCTCTTGCTGCACCCGCTGGGGGGCTGGACCAAAGACGACGACGTGCCCCTGGACTGGCGCATGAAACAGCACGCTGCAGTACTGGAGGAGGGGGTACTGGACCCCACCAGCACCATAGTGGCTATTTTCCCATCCCCCATGATGTACGCTGGACCCACTGAG GTCCAGTGGCACTGCAGAGCGCGGATGATCGCCGGAGCTAACTTCTACATTGTGGGTCGTGACCCAGCGGGCATGCCCCATCCCGAGACCAAGCAGGACATTTATGAGCCCACCCATGGGGGAAAGGTCCTCACCATGGCCCCCGGCCTCACCTCTGTAGAGATCATCCCCTTCAGAGTGGCCGCCTACAACAAGACCAAGAGGGCCATGGATTTCTACGACAAGGACCG ACACGCTGAGTTTGAGTTCATCTCTGGCACAAGGATGAGAAAGCTGGCACGGTGCGGGGAGAACCCCCCAGACGGCTTCATGGCCCCCAAGGCCTGGAAGGTCCTGACTGAGTACTACAGCTCTATACAGAAGGACCAGTAA